Proteins encoded together in one Streptomyces sp. B1I3 window:
- a CDS encoding family 2B encapsulin nanocompartment shell protein: MSVGEEVRDTQPPQQSLGTAAARNLATTTKSAPQMQEITSRWLLRMLPWVQVQGGTYRVNRRLSYSVGDGRVTFVQTGDRVTVIPAELGELPALRDFEDEEVLAELARRCEQRDVAAGEVIASAGDAADRVHLLAHGKVEKVGSGPYGDETVLGVLADGSYFGDHALIDGDASWEYTTRAVTACTLLTLRHSDVLNLAARADSLRDHLAALLAIPHQRTNNYGEAAIDLSAGHVGETVVPHTFVDYEAAPREYELSVAQTVLKVHSRVADLYNQPMNQTEQQLRLTVEALRERQEYELINNREFGLLNNCDYGQRLQPHDGAPGPDDMDELLSRRRGSKLFLAHPRAIAAFGRECNKRGLVPESVEVGGHHVPAWRGVPIFPSNKIPVTDARTTSIICMRTGEADQGVIGLQQSGIPDEIEPSLSVRFMGIDEQAIISYLVTAYYSAAVLVPDALGVLENVEVSRWQ; this comes from the coding sequence ATGTCCGTTGGTGAAGAGGTTCGTGACACGCAGCCGCCGCAGCAGAGTCTCGGCACGGCGGCTGCGCGGAACCTCGCGACGACGACCAAATCCGCGCCGCAGATGCAGGAGATCACCTCGCGGTGGCTGCTGCGCATGCTGCCGTGGGTGCAGGTGCAGGGCGGTACGTACCGGGTGAACCGCCGACTGAGCTACTCGGTCGGTGACGGCCGGGTGACGTTCGTCCAGACGGGCGACCGCGTCACGGTCATCCCCGCGGAGCTCGGTGAACTGCCCGCCCTGCGCGACTTCGAGGACGAGGAGGTCCTGGCCGAACTGGCACGCAGGTGTGAACAGCGGGATGTGGCGGCCGGCGAGGTGATCGCCTCGGCGGGTGACGCGGCGGACCGAGTCCACCTGCTGGCGCACGGCAAGGTGGAGAAGGTCGGCTCAGGTCCGTACGGCGACGAGACGGTCCTCGGCGTCCTCGCCGACGGCTCCTACTTCGGCGACCACGCACTGATCGACGGGGACGCGTCCTGGGAGTACACGACCCGTGCCGTCACCGCCTGCACCCTGCTGACGCTGCGCCATTCCGACGTGCTCAACCTCGCGGCCCGTGCGGACTCCCTCCGCGACCATCTCGCCGCGCTGCTCGCCATTCCGCACCAGCGGACCAACAACTACGGCGAGGCGGCGATCGATCTCTCGGCGGGGCATGTGGGCGAGACCGTCGTCCCGCACACCTTCGTCGACTACGAGGCAGCCCCTCGCGAGTACGAACTGAGCGTCGCGCAGACCGTGCTGAAGGTCCACAGCAGGGTCGCCGACCTCTACAACCAGCCGATGAACCAGACCGAGCAGCAGTTGAGGCTCACGGTCGAGGCGCTCCGCGAGCGCCAGGAGTACGAGCTCATCAACAACCGGGAGTTCGGGCTGCTCAACAACTGCGACTACGGGCAGCGACTGCAGCCGCACGACGGGGCACCGGGACCCGACGACATGGACGAACTCCTTTCGCGCAGGCGGGGGTCGAAGCTGTTCCTCGCCCATCCCCGTGCCATCGCCGCGTTCGGCCGCGAGTGCAACAAGCGCGGCCTGGTCCCGGAGAGCGTGGAGGTGGGCGGGCACCATGTGCCGGCCTGGCGAGGCGTCCCGATCTTCCCCAGCAACAAGATCCCGGTCACCGATGCCCGCACCACCTCGATCATCTGCATGAGGACCGGGGAGGCGGACCAGGGCGTCATCGGACTCCAGCAGAGCGGCATCCCGGACGAGATCGAGCCGAGCCTGTCGGTCCGCTTCATGGGCATCGACGAGCAGGCGATCATCTCGTACCTCGTGACGGCCTACTACTCCGCCGCCGTGCTCGTTCCCGACGCCCTCGGCGTCCTGGAGAACGTCGAGGTGAGTCGCTGGCAGTGA
- a CDS encoding Rrf2 family transcriptional regulator — MRLTRFTDVALRVLMRLAVARDEDDPPTTREVAATMQVPYTHAAKVVARLQHLGLVDARRGRGGGLTLTPAGRCASIGGLVRQLEGPGEVVDCEGSAPCPLRSACRLRTALRRAEEAFYSSLDPVTVADLVSSPTGPLLLGISAARPVPG, encoded by the coding sequence ATGCGGCTGACGAGATTCACCGACGTGGCGCTCCGCGTGCTCATGCGCCTGGCCGTCGCGAGGGACGAGGACGACCCGCCGACCACCAGGGAGGTGGCGGCGACCATGCAGGTGCCGTACACCCACGCCGCCAAGGTCGTCGCCCGGCTCCAGCACCTCGGCCTCGTCGACGCCCGCCGAGGTCGCGGCGGAGGGCTCACGCTCACACCGGCCGGCCGGTGCGCGTCGATCGGCGGGCTCGTGCGGCAACTGGAGGGTCCCGGCGAGGTGGTCGACTGCGAGGGCAGCGCTCCGTGCCCCCTGCGTTCGGCCTGCCGGCTGCGCACCGCACTTCGCCGGGCCGAAGAGGCCTTCTACTCCTCCCTCGACCCGGTCACGGTCGCCGATCTCGTCTCCTCACCCACCGGACCGCTGCTGCTCGGCATCAGCGCCGCACGGCCCGTCCCCGGCTGA
- a CDS encoding globin domain-containing protein, which produces MLSETSTATVRATLPAVGAAIAEIADLFYRKLFAAHPELHRDLFNRGNQASGAQRQALAGSIAAFATRLVDHPDTRPDVMLGRIAGKHASLGITAPQYEVVHTHLFAAIAEVLADAVTPEVAAAWDEVYWLMANSLITIENRLYAQQGVVAGDVWREWTVTSRIDETADVVTFQIEPTDDAPAPGFRPGQYVSVQVELPDGARQIRQYSLSCAPGSALRSLTVKRVRGEGTPEGEVSRHLHAHVREGSRLRVSAPYGDLVLDDGDAPLLLASAGIGCTPVLSMLHHLAAVEHRSPVTVVHGDRSPADHALRADHALLTGKLHDATAHFWYENPGPGHPPERTGLVDLAGLPVAPGTHAYLCGPLPFMRAVRSQLLAGGVAPADIHYEVFGPDLWLAQD; this is translated from the coding sequence ATGCTCTCCGAGACGTCGACAGCCACTGTCCGAGCCACCCTCCCCGCCGTGGGGGCCGCCATCGCGGAGATCGCGGACCTCTTCTACCGGAAGCTGTTCGCGGCCCACCCGGAGCTGCACCGTGACCTGTTCAACCGTGGCAACCAGGCTTCCGGCGCCCAACGTCAGGCTCTCGCGGGCTCGATCGCCGCCTTCGCCACCCGGCTCGTCGACCACCCGGACACCCGGCCCGACGTGATGCTCGGCCGCATAGCCGGCAAGCACGCCTCGCTCGGCATCACCGCCCCGCAGTACGAGGTCGTGCACACCCACCTCTTCGCGGCCATCGCGGAGGTACTCGCAGACGCGGTCACCCCCGAGGTCGCCGCGGCATGGGACGAGGTCTACTGGCTGATGGCCAACTCCCTGATCACCATCGAGAACCGGCTGTACGCCCAGCAGGGTGTCGTCGCAGGCGACGTGTGGCGGGAGTGGACGGTGACCTCACGGATCGACGAGACCGCGGACGTGGTCACCTTCCAGATCGAACCCACCGACGACGCACCGGCTCCCGGCTTCCGCCCTGGCCAGTACGTCTCCGTACAGGTCGAACTCCCCGACGGGGCGCGTCAGATCCGTCAGTACAGCCTCTCCTGCGCACCGGGGTCCGCCCTCCGCTCCCTCACCGTGAAGAGGGTGCGGGGCGAGGGGACACCCGAGGGGGAGGTCTCCCGGCACCTGCACGCGCACGTCCGGGAAGGCAGCCGGCTGCGCGTCTCGGCCCCGTACGGCGATCTTGTGCTCGACGACGGCGACGCACCCCTGCTCCTCGCGTCGGCCGGTATCGGATGCACCCCGGTCCTGTCGATGCTGCACCACCTGGCAGCCGTGGAGCACCGTTCGCCCGTCACCGTCGTGCACGGCGACCGCTCGCCCGCCGACCACGCCCTGCGCGCCGACCACGCCCTGCTCACGGGCAAGCTGCACGACGCCACCGCGCACTTCTGGTACGAGAACCCCGGGCCCGGCCACCCCCCGGAGCGGACCGGCCTGGTCGACCTGGCCGGTCTTCCCGTCGCGCCGGGGACCCACGCCTACCTCTGCGGTCCCCTGCCGTTCATGCGTGCTGTCCGCTCCCAGCTGCTGGCCGGGGGAGTCGCTCCGGCCGACATCCACTACGAGGTGTTCGGACCCGACCTGTGGCTCGCCCAGGACTGA
- a CDS encoding N-acetylmuramoyl-L-alanine amidase, with protein sequence MSSPMSASNFLKALKDEGLTVVQVGDWRTHNRNHKGPWGPVHGVMLHHTVTKGAARTVDICRAGYAGLPGPLCHGVITKDGRVHLVGYGRANHAGLGDDDVLRAVIGEKRLPSDNEANTDGNRHFYGFECENLGDGDDPWPAVQLEAIEKAAAAVCRFHHWDAPSVIGHREWQPGKVDPRGFSMNGMRTRIHDRLK encoded by the coding sequence ATGTCCTCTCCCATGTCCGCGAGCAACTTCCTCAAGGCCCTGAAGGACGAAGGACTCACCGTCGTCCAGGTGGGCGACTGGCGTACCCACAACCGCAACCACAAGGGCCCCTGGGGGCCGGTGCACGGCGTGATGCTCCATCACACCGTCACCAAGGGAGCCGCACGCACCGTCGACATCTGCCGTGCCGGTTACGCAGGCCTCCCCGGCCCGCTGTGCCACGGCGTGATCACCAAGGACGGCAGGGTCCACCTGGTCGGCTACGGCCGCGCCAACCACGCCGGACTCGGCGACGACGACGTCCTGCGGGCCGTCATCGGCGAGAAGCGCCTTCCGTCGGACAACGAGGCCAACACCGACGGGAACAGGCACTTCTACGGGTTCGAGTGCGAGAACCTCGGCGACGGGGACGATCCCTGGCCCGCCGTCCAGCTCGAAGCCATCGAGAAGGCCGCGGCCGCGGTCTGCCGGTTCCACCACTGGGACGCCCCCTCTGTCATCGGGCACCGGGAGTGGCAGCCCGGCAAGGTCGATCCGCGGGGCTTCTCGATGAACGGCATGCGCACCCGGATCCACGACCGCCTCAAGTAG